The Citrifermentans bemidjiense Bem genome window below encodes:
- a CDS encoding response regulator → MGNVLIVDDSSTMRKIISRSLRQAGLAVDDIYEAGDGIEGLAAMEGKSIDLILSDINMPNMDGLEFIKSVRAKGVKTPIVMITTEGGEDILKEAISNGASDSIKKPFTPDQLNEKLGGLL, encoded by the coding sequence ATGGGCAACGTATTAATAGTGGACGATTCCTCGACCATGAGAAAGATCATCTCCCGCAGCCTGCGCCAGGCCGGTCTTGCCGTGGACGACATCTACGAGGCGGGCGACGGCATCGAGGGACTTGCCGCCATGGAAGGAAAGAGCATCGACCTCATCCTCTCCGACATCAACATGCCGAACATGGACGGCCTCGAGTTCATCAAGAGCGTCAGGGCCAAAGGGGTCAAGACCCCCATCGTGATGATCACCACCGAGGGGGGCGAGGACATACTCAAGGAAGCCATCAGCAACGGCGCGAGCGACTCGATCAAGAAGCCCTTCACGCCCGATCAGCTCAACGAGAAGCTGGGAGGCTTGTTATGA
- a CDS encoding chemotaxis protein CheX, whose amino-acid sequence MMSLNQEIAHATHLEEADLAGYVINATKEVFETMVMMALEDSYPLKEPVTAFHCSVTGMVGLAGTYTGILSIHCPQEFALRITSNMLGMDVEEVGEDVNDALGEIANMLGGYVKQILSKGGLDINLSIPTVISGEDYTVNSMADSDCVIIPFTNEGDRFLVGLKLRKEL is encoded by the coding sequence ATGATGTCGCTGAACCAGGAAATCGCGCACGCGACACATCTGGAGGAGGCGGACCTGGCCGGCTACGTGATCAACGCCACCAAGGAGGTCTTCGAAACGATGGTGATGATGGCCTTGGAGGACAGCTACCCCCTCAAGGAGCCGGTCACCGCGTTCCACTGCTCGGTCACCGGGATGGTCGGCTTGGCCGGCACCTACACCGGCATCCTCTCCATCCACTGTCCGCAGGAGTTCGCCCTGCGCATCACCTCGAACATGCTCGGCATGGACGTGGAGGAGGTGGGGGAGGACGTGAACGACGCCCTGGGCGAGATCGCCAACATGCTGGGGGGCTACGTGAAGCAGATACTCTCCAAGGGGGGGCTGGACATCAACCTCTCCATCCCGACCGTCATCTCGGGCGAGGATTATACGGTCAACTCGATGGCCGACAGCGACTGCGTCATCATCCCGTTCACCAACGAGGGTGACCGCTTC